A stretch of Saccharothrix texasensis DNA encodes these proteins:
- the murC gene encoding UDP-N-acetylmuramate--L-alanine ligase, translating to MSDVLDRVHLVGIGGAGMSGIARILLARGAQVSGSDAKDSRTVLALRAQGAAIAVGHAGANLDQLPAGPTAVVVSTAIREDNPELVEARARGAVVLRRAEALAALMLDHRVACVAGTHGKTSTTSMLTVALQHCRMDPSFAIGGDLNESGANAHQGTGGVFVAEADESDGSFLFFSPSVAVVTNVEADHLDHHGTVEAYVAVFDSFLERVQPGGVLIACADDPGSAALAERAAKLGIRVRTYGRTATGDGSARLVDYRPADSGGIAAVELDGEVVDVRVAVPGEHMAGNAIAALVAALELGADRRGVLAGLAAFGGVRRRFEFKGQAGGVRVYDDYAHHPTEVAAQIAAARPVAGDGKLVVVFQPHLYSRTRLFAEEFAAALGTADRVVVLDVYGAREEPEPGVTGALVSGLVPLNVGEVVYEPSFDRVPALVASMVAEGDVVVTMGAGDVTMLGPEIVGELDRA from the coding sequence GTGAGCGACGTCCTGGACCGCGTGCACCTCGTCGGCATCGGCGGGGCGGGCATGAGCGGCATCGCCCGGATCCTGCTCGCCCGGGGCGCGCAGGTGTCCGGCTCGGACGCCAAGGACTCGCGCACCGTGCTCGCGCTGCGCGCGCAGGGCGCGGCGATCGCCGTCGGCCACGCCGGCGCGAACCTCGACCAACTGCCCGCCGGGCCCACGGCGGTCGTGGTGTCCACCGCGATCCGCGAGGACAACCCGGAGCTGGTGGAGGCCCGCGCCCGCGGCGCCGTCGTGCTGCGGCGGGCCGAGGCGCTGGCCGCGCTGATGCTCGACCACCGGGTGGCCTGCGTGGCCGGCACGCACGGCAAGACGTCCACCACGTCCATGCTCACGGTCGCGTTGCAGCACTGCCGGATGGACCCGTCGTTCGCCATCGGCGGCGACCTCAACGAGTCCGGCGCGAACGCCCACCAGGGCACCGGCGGCGTGTTCGTCGCCGAGGCCGACGAGAGCGACGGCTCGTTCCTGTTCTTCTCGCCGTCGGTCGCGGTGGTGACCAACGTCGAGGCCGACCACCTCGACCACCACGGCACCGTCGAGGCGTACGTGGCGGTGTTCGACTCGTTCCTGGAACGCGTCCAGCCCGGCGGCGTGCTGATCGCGTGCGCGGACGACCCCGGCTCGGCGGCGTTGGCCGAACGGGCCGCGAAGCTCGGCATCCGGGTCCGGACGTACGGCCGCACGGCCACCGGCGACGGCTCCGCCCGCCTGGTCGACTACCGGCCCGCCGACTCCGGCGGCATCGCCGCGGTCGAGCTGGACGGCGAGGTCGTCGACGTGCGCGTGGCCGTGCCGGGCGAGCACATGGCCGGCAACGCCATCGCCGCCCTGGTCGCGGCGCTGGAACTCGGCGCGGACCGCCGAGGCGTGCTGGCCGGGCTGGCCGCGTTCGGCGGCGTCCGGCGGCGGTTCGAGTTCAAGGGCCAGGCCGGGGGCGTGCGGGTCTACGACGACTACGCCCACCACCCCACCGAGGTCGCCGCCCAGATCGCCGCCGCCCGGCCCGTCGCGGGCGACGGGAAGCTGGTCGTGGTGTTCCAACCGCACCTGTACTCGCGGACCAGGCTGTTCGCCGAGGAGTTCGCCGCCGCGCTCGGCACGGCCGACCGCGTCGTCGTGCTCGACGTCTACGGCGCGCGGGAGGAACCGGAGCCCGGCGTCACCGGCGCGCTGGTGTCGGGCCTGGTGCCGTTGAACGTCGGCGAGGTCGTCTACGAGCCGTCGTTCGACCGGGTGCCCGCGCTGGTCGCGAGCATGGTCGCCGAGGGCGACGTGGTGGTGACCATGGGCGCGGGCGACGTGACCATGCTGGGGCCGGAGATCGTCGGCGAGCTGGACCGGGCATGA
- the murG gene encoding undecaprenyldiphospho-muramoylpentapeptide beta-N-acetylglucosaminyltransferase — protein sequence MTGVPQQAGPCVVVAGGGTAGHIEPALALADAVMRLRPDARVVALGTERGLESRLVPARGYPLELIPPVPMPRKPTPDLLKLPLRVRGAVKHTREVLERVRADVVVGFGGYVALPAYLAARGRVPIVVHEANAKAGLANKVGAKFAARVAAAVPDSGLTDAEIIGIPLRYSITSLKRAELRQQARAHFGLHPTAPTLLVFGGSQGARSINNAVSGAASAFAQAGIGVLHAHGPKNTVAVQSVPGAPPYVPVPYLDRMDLAYAAADAVLCRSGAMTVAEVSAVGLPAVFVPLPIGNGEQSLNAGPVVAAGGGLLVPDEQLTPEWITANVVPLVADRNRLAAMTTATLSTGHREADEVLARIVLEVIEK from the coding sequence GTGACCGGGGTTCCCCAGCAGGCCGGACCGTGCGTGGTGGTCGCCGGAGGCGGCACCGCCGGGCACATCGAGCCAGCCCTGGCCCTGGCCGACGCGGTCATGCGGCTTCGGCCCGACGCGCGGGTCGTCGCGCTCGGCACAGAGCGTGGCCTGGAGAGCAGACTCGTGCCCGCTCGCGGCTACCCGCTGGAGCTGATCCCGCCGGTGCCCATGCCGCGCAAGCCGACGCCGGACCTGCTCAAGCTGCCGCTGCGGGTGCGTGGCGCCGTGAAGCACACCCGTGAGGTGCTGGAACGGGTCCGCGCCGACGTCGTGGTGGGCTTCGGCGGCTACGTGGCGCTGCCCGCCTACCTCGCCGCGCGCGGCCGGGTGCCGATCGTCGTGCACGAGGCCAACGCCAAGGCGGGCCTGGCCAACAAGGTCGGCGCGAAGTTCGCCGCCCGGGTCGCCGCCGCGGTGCCCGACTCGGGCCTGACCGACGCCGAGATCATCGGCATCCCGCTGCGCTACTCGATCACCTCCCTCAAGCGCGCCGAGCTGCGCCAACAGGCCCGCGCCCACTTCGGGCTGCACCCGACCGCGCCGACGCTGCTGGTGTTCGGCGGCTCGCAGGGCGCCCGGTCGATCAACAACGCGGTGTCCGGCGCCGCGTCCGCGTTCGCGCAGGCCGGTATCGGCGTGCTGCACGCGCACGGGCCCAAGAACACGGTCGCGGTGCAGTCGGTGCCGGGCGCGCCGCCGTACGTGCCGGTGCCGTACCTGGACCGCATGGACCTCGCCTACGCGGCGGCGGACGCGGTGCTGTGCCGGTCCGGCGCGATGACGGTGGCCGAGGTGTCCGCCGTGGGACTGCCCGCCGTGTTCGTGCCGCTGCCCATCGGCAACGGCGAGCAGTCGCTCAACGCGGGGCCCGTGGTCGCCGCCGGCGGCGGCCTGCTGGTGCCCGACGAGCAGCTGACGCCGGAGTGGATCACGGCGAACGTGGTCCCGCTGGTCGCCGACCGCAACCGGCTGGCCGCGATGACCACGGCCACGCTGAGCACCGGCCACCGCGAGGCGGACGAGGTGCTGGCCCGCATCGTGCTCGAGGTGATCGAGAAGTGA
- a CDS encoding helix-turn-helix domain-containing protein has translation MPQNQGPGVRRRVLASALTQLREEAGLDFDDVVENLGYSKSKISRIESAYTGVSIVDTRALADLYGADAGKTAWLLRLAKVAKKRGWWHVYGDVLFDWFSEYVVLESEAVAIDTFEIDLIPGLFQTPAYARWVMRARTPDATDDVLHKRVELRQTRQRRVEDGSLAVWAILDEAALRRSVGGRDVQEEQLVHLLKLAELPNVTLQVLPFGKGQHMAMGTAFTMLKFVDFPSVIYIDNLTGGLYLDEATEVERYSLVMDHLRATALDPQESVALIRRAIGDL, from the coding sequence ATGCCGCAGAACCAAGGCCCGGGAGTCCGGCGGCGCGTCCTGGCGAGCGCGCTGACCCAACTCCGCGAAGAGGCAGGGCTCGACTTCGACGACGTGGTCGAGAACCTGGGTTACTCGAAGTCGAAGATCAGCCGCATCGAGTCCGCGTACACCGGTGTGTCCATAGTAGACACCCGGGCGCTGGCCGATCTCTACGGGGCCGATGCCGGGAAGACCGCCTGGTTGCTGCGGTTGGCCAAGGTCGCGAAGAAGCGCGGCTGGTGGCACGTGTACGGCGATGTCCTGTTCGACTGGTTCTCCGAGTACGTGGTCCTGGAGTCCGAAGCGGTCGCCATCGACACCTTCGAGATCGACCTCATCCCGGGCCTGTTCCAAACCCCGGCCTACGCCCGGTGGGTCATGCGCGCGCGAACGCCGGACGCGACCGACGACGTGCTCCACAAGCGAGTCGAATTGCGCCAAACCCGCCAGCGCCGGGTCGAGGACGGCTCGCTCGCCGTGTGGGCGATCCTCGACGAGGCGGCCCTCCGGCGGTCGGTCGGCGGTCGGGATGTGCAGGAGGAGCAGCTCGTCCACCTGCTCAAGCTGGCTGAGCTGCCTAATGTGACCTTGCAGGTTCTGCCATTCGGCAAAGGACAACACATGGCGATGGGAACTGCCTTCACCATGCTCAAGTTCGTGGACTTCCCGAGCGTCATCTACATCGACAACCTGACCGGTGGCCTGTATTTGGACGAAGCCACCGAGGTCGAGCGGTATAGCCTGGTGATGGATCACCTGCGAGCCACGGCCCTCGACCCACAGGAGTCGGTTGCGCTGATCAGGCGGGCGATCGGAGACCTCTAG
- a CDS encoding DUF397 domain-containing protein, which translates to MWSEWRKGSLSNGTGNCVEVAIWRKSSRSNGAGNCVEVAVSADAFRVRDSKNTSGPVLEFDGRAMALFLAGVKRG; encoded by the coding sequence ATGTGGTCGGAGTGGCGCAAGGGCAGCCTCAGCAACGGCACGGGCAACTGCGTCGAGGTGGCCATATGGCGCAAGAGCAGCCGTAGCAACGGCGCGGGCAACTGCGTCGAGGTGGCCGTTTCGGCTGACGCGTTCCGGGTCCGGGACAGCAAGAACACCTCCGGACCGGTCCTGGAGTTCGACGGCCGGGCCATGGCGCTCTTCCTGGCCGGTGTCAAGCGGGGATGA
- the ftsW gene encoding putative lipid II flippase FtsW, with protein sequence MTAVDRKPVGERPPRAPRAKRAVRTSLTAWLGRPLADFHLLLAIFGVLTVLGLIMVLSASAPGEVAVGASAYSVFKKQLLYVCVGAVVFLVVLRVPLRTIRHGSTMAMLVCVILLVLVLTPLGTTDFGAQSWFKVGPASFQPIEPAKLALALWGAHVLVTKRALLDQYRHLLVPVVPVAMLVFALVMLQPDLGGTITLGVVLISLLWFVGAPARIFGIIAIGAVTGALVLALGADYRLERVQTFLNPEADPQGSGLQALQAMYALAEGGFFGKGLTNGSSKWRYLPNVHSDFIFAVIGEELGFIGCVLVLGLFALLAVVGLRIAARNTDPWIRMVSATLTVWLVAQAAINIGYVVRLLPVTGITLPMISSGGTSVVTTMFVFGILANCARHEPEAVSALRSLGPGRVGGVLKLPAPVVYKPPPKRRPVRPSPPPRGRKAAPPPVDERRMAGRHAPPSEYRRRESRKAGQDRDARSRRRDGR encoded by the coding sequence ATGACTGCGGTGGACCGGAAGCCGGTGGGGGAGCGACCGCCCAGGGCGCCGCGCGCCAAGCGCGCGGTGCGGACGTCGTTGACCGCTTGGCTGGGTCGTCCGCTGGCGGACTTCCACCTGCTGCTCGCGATCTTCGGCGTGCTGACCGTGCTCGGCCTGATCATGGTGCTGTCCGCGTCCGCGCCGGGCGAGGTGGCGGTCGGCGCGTCGGCCTACAGCGTGTTCAAGAAGCAGCTGCTGTACGTGTGCGTCGGCGCGGTCGTCTTCCTGGTCGTCCTGCGCGTGCCGCTGCGCACGATCCGGCACGGCAGCACGATGGCGATGCTCGTCTGCGTGATCCTCCTGGTCCTGGTCCTCACCCCGCTGGGGACGACGGACTTCGGCGCGCAGTCCTGGTTCAAGGTCGGACCGGCCTCGTTCCAGCCGATCGAACCGGCGAAGCTTGCCCTCGCCCTGTGGGGCGCGCACGTCCTGGTGACCAAGCGCGCCCTGCTCGACCAGTACCGGCACCTGCTGGTCCCGGTCGTGCCGGTGGCGATGCTGGTGTTCGCCCTGGTGATGCTGCAACCCGACCTCGGCGGCACGATCACGCTCGGTGTCGTGCTGATCAGCCTGCTGTGGTTCGTCGGCGCGCCCGCGCGGATCTTCGGGATCATCGCGATCGGCGCGGTCACCGGCGCGCTGGTGCTCGCGCTCGGCGCGGACTACCGGCTGGAACGCGTGCAGACCTTCCTGAACCCGGAGGCGGACCCGCAGGGCTCCGGCCTCCAGGCGTTGCAGGCGATGTACGCGCTGGCGGAGGGCGGGTTCTTCGGCAAGGGCCTCACCAACGGCAGCTCCAAGTGGCGCTACCTGCCGAATGTGCACAGCGACTTCATCTTCGCCGTCATCGGCGAGGAGCTGGGCTTCATCGGCTGCGTCCTGGTCCTCGGCCTGTTCGCCCTGCTCGCGGTGGTCGGCCTGCGGATCGCGGCGCGCAACACCGACCCGTGGATCCGCATGGTGTCGGCGACGCTGACGGTGTGGCTGGTCGCGCAGGCCGCGATCAACATCGGCTACGTCGTGCGGTTGCTGCCGGTCACCGGCATCACCTTGCCGATGATCTCCTCCGGCGGCACGTCGGTCGTCACGACGATGTTCGTGTTCGGCATCCTCGCCAACTGCGCGCGGCACGAGCCGGAAGCGGTCTCGGCGTTGCGGTCCCTCGGACCAGGCCGGGTCGGCGGCGTGCTGAAGCTGCCCGCGCCCGTGGTCTACAAGCCGCCGCCGAAGCGGCGTCCCGTGCGGCCGTCGCCGCCACCCCGCGGCCGCAAGGCCGCCCCGCCGCCCGTGGACGAGCGGAGGATGGCCGGCCGTCACGCTCCGCCGTCGGAGTACCGTCGTCGCGAATCCCGAAAGGCCGGCCAGGACCGGGACGCGCGGTCCAGGCGGCGTGACGGGCGTTAG